Proteins encoded by one window of Paenibacillus sp. DCT19:
- a CDS encoding stalk domain-containing protein, protein MRRIYVVLIAVLILLPFSVQANASERATEVYIDGVKIKFGMDPVMQKGTTYVQFRPIFEGLGYQVTWEGIVNTVVAEKDGSRIELSVDNGYAFLDYEIKKMSSPPIMKYGYTLVPVRLISEYSGKDVKWDPVNRAIHITSKEEQVKKGCKNLMECIESGQDNELEQILTTGNTTITMADFEQALISKNEKAIRLFLEQGYDLRALASSTQSKWFTIAVENNSYNIMELLIDGGITPDISFNNLFQPTALVYAVKNNDLELVEFLLKKGADPLKEHSSPSYDYSTAINLAYKLGYTNIYNSLMNSARSSQTPPSGLSINNINDLRDHVRQYYGKLNTDLGIVVLNYSVEENTRDMYTYDYKITFRGNVFIDESFGIKTNPMSIEDLLQDVRFTAAQKESFVRKLRDFTEKNAKELISLMPGKKITGGFYTSTSFVPDGIPRELRSLASEVFGSYKNQFLTWTNYTPDNAYYYHETKTSDFHWFGFYDNTNLTTDVPLKSISIPVQNYEINVGESFSIPYAVLPEGATNVELEWTILNPDILSIDSNGTVTGLKKGLTSIKVNSKQDPRIFEFTLVWVKDTL, encoded by the coding sequence TTGAGAAGAATATATGTTGTCTTAATAGCAGTGCTCATATTACTTCCTTTCAGTGTTCAGGCAAATGCAAGTGAACGTGCAACAGAGGTGTATATTGATGGGGTAAAGATTAAGTTTGGGATGGATCCTGTTATGCAGAAAGGGACTACATATGTTCAGTTTAGGCCCATTTTTGAAGGGCTTGGGTATCAAGTGACTTGGGAAGGCATTGTAAATACAGTTGTAGCCGAAAAGGATGGCTCACGTATAGAACTTTCTGTCGATAATGGTTATGCTTTCCTTGATTATGAAATTAAAAAAATGAGTTCTCCTCCTATAATGAAGTACGGATATACGCTTGTCCCTGTTCGATTAATTAGTGAGTATAGCGGTAAAGACGTAAAATGGGATCCAGTGAATAGAGCCATACATATTACATCCAAAGAGGAACAAGTTAAAAAGGGTTGTAAAAATTTAATGGAATGCATTGAATCGGGGCAGGATAATGAGTTAGAGCAAATTCTAACAACTGGTAATACAACGATAACGATGGCGGATTTTGAGCAAGCGTTGATTTCTAAAAATGAAAAGGCAATTCGTCTGTTTTTGGAGCAAGGATATGATTTAAGGGCTTTGGCATCCAGTACACAGTCAAAGTGGTTTACGATAGCCGTGGAGAATAATTCATATAATATTATGGAACTTCTAATAGATGGTGGGATTACCCCGGATATAAGCTTTAATAACCTGTTCCAGCCTACGGCACTTGTATATGCGGTCAAGAATAATGATCTTGAATTAGTAGAATTTTTACTGAAGAAAGGCGCTGATCCACTCAAGGAGCACTCATCGCCGTCTTATGACTATTCTACAGCAATAAATTTAGCTTATAAGTTGGGTTATACCAATATTTATAACTCACTCATGAATAGTGCGCGTTCATCTCAGACGCCTCCAAGTGGATTGAGTATTAATAATATTAATGATTTAAGAGATCACGTTAGGCAGTATTATGGCAAATTGAACACAGATCTAGGGATTGTTGTATTGAATTACTCCGTTGAAGAAAATACAAGAGATATGTATACGTATGATTATAAAATAACTTTCAGGGGCAATGTATTCATTGATGAAAGTTTTGGAATTAAAACTAATCCAATGAGCATTGAGGATTTACTCCAGGATGTAAGATTCACAGCAGCACAAAAAGAGTCGTTTGTAAGAAAATTGAGGGACTTTACAGAAAAAAATGCCAAAGAATTGATTTCTCTAATGCCAGGTAAAAAAATCACAGGTGGGTTTTACACTTCTACATCATTCGTTCCAGACGGAATTCCAAGAGAATTAAGAAGCTTGGCTAGTGAAGTGTTCGGTTCTTATAAAAATCAGTTCTTAACTTGGACGAATTATACACCAGATAATGCTTATTATTATCACGAAACGAAAACAAGTGATTTTCATTGGTTTGGTTTTTACGATAATACGAATCTTACAACAGATGTGCCTTTAAAGAGTATCTCAATACCAGTTCAGAATTATGAAATAAACGTAGGCGAGTCATTTTCTATTCCCTATGCAGTTCTTCCCGAAGGAGCTACAAATGTAGAATTAGAATGGACAATTCTAAATCCAGATATTCTTAGTATTGATTCAAACGGAACCGTTACAGGTTTGAAGAAGGGACTGACATCCATTAAGGTGAATTCAAAACAAGATCCAAGAATATTTGAATTTACTTTAGTTTGGGTAAAGGACACTCTTTAA
- the guaA gene encoding glutamine-hydrolyzing GMP synthase, translating into MNKQNEIVVVLDFGGQYNQLIARRIRDLGVYSELLPYNTPAEKIAELSPKGIVFSGGPSSVYAENAPHVDPGVYDLGLPIFGICYGMQLMAQQLEGKVERSEKREYGKADLEFAAGAALAQGIEGEHTVWMSHGDHVVTLPPGFKLDAGTESAPIAAMSNDERKLYAVQFHPEVRHSVRGNDMISNFLFNICGCEGNWTMETFIDDTIRDIREKVGDGKVLCALSGGVDSSVVAALLHKAIGDQLTCMFIDHGLLRKGEAESVMETFVGKFDMKVVKIDAQERFMSKLAGVDDPEQKRKIIGNEFIYVFDEESKQFDDFEFLAQGTLYTDIVESGTATAQTIKSHHNVGGLPEDMNFKLIEPLNTLFKDEVRKVGTECGLPDEIVHRQPFPGPGLAIRVLGEVTEEKLQIVRDSDYILREEIAKAGLDREIWQYFTALPNMKSVGVMGDARTYSYTVGIRAVTSIDGMTADWARIPWDVLEKISVRIVNEVDNVNRIVYDVTSKPPATIEWE; encoded by the coding sequence ATGAATAAGCAGAATGAAATTGTGGTTGTCCTTGACTTTGGGGGCCAATACAACCAGTTAATCGCCAGAAGAATCCGGGATCTTGGCGTATACAGCGAGCTTTTGCCGTATAATACACCGGCTGAGAAGATCGCAGAATTGTCACCAAAAGGAATCGTATTCTCCGGAGGTCCGTCCAGCGTGTACGCTGAGAATGCGCCGCACGTAGATCCAGGTGTATATGATCTTGGACTTCCAATCTTCGGAATCTGTTATGGCATGCAGCTTATGGCTCAACAGCTTGAAGGTAAAGTAGAACGTTCCGAGAAGCGTGAGTATGGTAAAGCAGACCTTGAGTTTGCTGCAGGTGCAGCATTGGCACAAGGCATTGAAGGCGAACATACTGTATGGATGAGTCATGGTGACCATGTTGTTACGCTTCCTCCGGGTTTCAAACTGGATGCAGGCACGGAAAGTGCGCCAATCGCTGCGATGAGTAACGATGAGCGCAAATTGTATGCTGTTCAGTTCCACCCAGAAGTGCGTCACTCCGTTCGTGGTAACGACATGATTAGCAACTTCTTGTTTAATATCTGTGGTTGCGAAGGCAACTGGACTATGGAAACTTTCATCGATGACACGATCAGAGACATCCGTGAAAAAGTAGGCGACGGTAAAGTGCTGTGCGCACTCAGTGGCGGCGTAGATTCCTCCGTTGTAGCTGCTTTGTTACACAAAGCGATCGGTGATCAACTGACATGTATGTTTATCGACCACGGTCTGTTGCGCAAAGGCGAAGCTGAAAGCGTAATGGAGACGTTTGTTGGTAAGTTCGACATGAAAGTTGTCAAAATCGATGCACAAGAGCGTTTCATGTCCAAGCTGGCTGGTGTGGATGATCCAGAGCAAAAACGTAAAATTATCGGTAACGAGTTTATTTACGTATTTGACGAAGAGTCCAAGCAGTTCGACGATTTCGAATTCCTGGCGCAAGGTACACTCTACACGGACATCGTGGAAAGTGGTACGGCAACAGCTCAGACCATCAAATCTCACCACAACGTGGGCGGTCTGCCGGAAGACATGAACTTCAAACTGATCGAACCGCTGAACACGCTGTTCAAGGATGAAGTGCGTAAAGTAGGTACAGAGTGCGGCTTGCCAGACGAAATTGTACACCGTCAACCGTTCCCAGGACCAGGTCTTGCGATCCGTGTTCTTGGAGAAGTGACGGAAGAGAAACTGCAAATCGTTCGTGATTCCGACTACATTCTGCGTGAAGAAATCGCCAAGGCCGGTCTTGACCGCGAAATCTGGCAATACTTCACAGCATTGCCGAACATGAAGAGTGTTGGCGTTATGGGTGACGCTCGTACGTATTCCTACACTGTAGGTATCCGTGCCGTAACATCCATCGACGGTATGACAGCAGACTGGGCACGTATCCCTTGGGACGTATTGGAGAAAATCTCCGTGCGGATCGTTAACGAAGTGGATAACGTAAACCGGATCGTCTATGACGTAACTTCCAAACCACCTGCAACGATTGAGTGGGAATAA
- a CDS encoding NCS2 family permease — protein MDRFFKLKENGTNVRTEIVAGLTTFMTMAYILFVNTLFLGSNGAGMSDNAVFFATAVGAGLMTIIMGLFVNIPIALAPGMGLNAYFMTVVLSSNGAITWQAALGAVFLSGIVFIILTVTRVRQMLLVAVPQSIKMAITVGIGLFITIIGFKLANLVAVTVNVAPDADLSQPIPGSSFNLSLGNFVTHHDALLALIGLLLIAILMVMRIKGALLIGIVATTLIGIPMGVTNLSGLTGASWLPNFSDLAVGQLDLKGAISLGLFEIIFIFTFVELFDTFGTMVGTATRMGIMKDKKKGEKTIGKAMLVDAVGVSAGAALGTSTITAYVESASGVEAGGRTGLTSVTTGLLFILALFIAPLALVVPSAATAPALIIVGVLMMSQVRSIEWDDFLQAFPAFLTIVLMPFTGGIANGISAGIVSYVILAVFSNLVTERKVKIHWLMWILAIIVICRYVFMGGE, from the coding sequence ATGGATCGTTTCTTTAAACTCAAAGAAAACGGAACAAATGTTAGAACGGAGATTGTTGCGGGTCTGACCACCTTTATGACAATGGCTTACATTCTTTTTGTAAACACGTTGTTTCTAGGTTCTAATGGGGCGGGAATGTCCGATAATGCCGTATTTTTTGCAACGGCCGTCGGCGCTGGATTAATGACAATTATTATGGGATTGTTCGTAAATATTCCGATTGCGCTCGCACCGGGCATGGGATTGAATGCGTACTTCATGACAGTGGTTCTTAGCTCGAATGGTGCAATTACTTGGCAGGCAGCTCTTGGAGCTGTGTTCCTTTCAGGTATCGTGTTCATTATTTTGACCGTGACTAGAGTACGGCAAATGCTGCTCGTTGCCGTACCGCAATCGATTAAAATGGCTATCACAGTCGGTATTGGTTTGTTTATTACGATTATTGGTTTCAAATTGGCTAACTTAGTAGCAGTAACCGTGAACGTAGCGCCAGATGCAGATCTGAGCCAACCGATTCCAGGTAGTAGCTTCAACCTTTCACTGGGTAACTTCGTAACACATCACGATGCACTACTTGCTCTTATTGGTTTGCTGCTTATTGCTATTCTGATGGTTATGCGAATCAAAGGAGCTCTCTTGATTGGGATCGTGGCAACAACGTTGATCGGGATTCCGATGGGAGTTACTAATCTGAGTGGATTGACTGGTGCAAGCTGGTTGCCTAACTTTAGTGACCTGGCTGTAGGACAATTGGATCTTAAGGGTGCAATTAGCCTAGGTTTGTTTGAAATCATCTTTATCTTTACCTTTGTTGAATTGTTCGACACGTTCGGCACAATGGTAGGGACAGCAACACGTATGGGCATTATGAAAGATAAGAAAAAAGGCGAGAAAACGATCGGTAAAGCGATGCTCGTCGATGCAGTTGGTGTCAGCGCAGGTGCGGCATTGGGTACAAGTACAATTACTGCATATGTTGAGAGTGCTTCTGGTGTTGAAGCGGGTGGACGTACAGGACTGACTTCTGTGACTACGGGTCTGTTGTTTATTCTTGCACTGTTCATCGCTCCGTTGGCACTGGTTGTTCCTTCTGCTGCGACTGCTCCAGCGCTGATCATTGTAGGTGTACTGATGATGAGTCAGGTTCGTAGCATTGAATGGGATGACTTCCTGCAAGCTTTCCCTGCGTTCCTTACCATTGTGTTAATGCCTTTCACAGGTGGAATCGCGAACGGAATCTCTGCGGGTATCGTATCTTATGTAATTTTGGCGGTATTCAGTAACTTGGTAACA